Proteins from one uncultured Desulfuromonas sp. genomic window:
- a CDS encoding MltA domain-containing protein, translating to MLILSGCAGAPKKEPSQVDKVNVPVADLTRKVGWRELPGWDEDDPLALLKTFAISCQSLKYRSGWQAVCEEAATIETPAAARVFFERSFQPWALINEDGTEDGLITGYYVPDLDGSRQSSSRYPYPVYGRPDDLLVIDLSSVYPELGDYRLRGRLDGQRVVPYWERRDIDGFEQPLHGEELFWVGDPVELFFLQVQGSGRINLDDGSQVMVNYADQNGHPYRSIGALLLERGEMTRDQMSMQNIAAWGREHPVAVQELLNENPSYVFFRELDGEVCSPPGALGVPLTGRRSLAVDPRYIPLGAPVYVATRWPDRNEPLQQAMVAQDTGGAIKGRVRADFFWGIGDEAGALAGRMKYPGRLWLLLPLGMEPPAR from the coding sequence ATGCTGATTTTGTCCGGTTGCGCGGGTGCACCGAAAAAGGAACCTTCCCAGGTAGACAAAGTAAACGTGCCCGTAGCTGACCTTACTCGCAAAGTGGGCTGGCGAGAGCTTCCTGGGTGGGATGAAGACGATCCCCTGGCGTTGCTGAAAACCTTTGCCATCAGTTGCCAATCGCTCAAGTATCGCTCCGGCTGGCAGGCGGTGTGTGAAGAAGCGGCAACCATTGAGACTCCGGCAGCGGCAAGAGTTTTTTTTGAGCGCTCGTTTCAGCCCTGGGCCTTGATCAATGAGGATGGCACGGAGGACGGGCTGATTACCGGATATTATGTCCCCGATCTCGATGGCAGTCGTCAATCCAGCTCCCGTTATCCTTATCCCGTCTATGGTCGTCCCGACGATCTTCTGGTGATCGACCTGTCGTCGGTGTACCCCGAGCTGGGCGATTACCGTCTGCGCGGTCGTCTCGACGGCCAACGGGTGGTTCCTTACTGGGAGCGTCGCGATATTGACGGCTTTGAACAACCATTGCACGGTGAAGAACTGTTCTGGGTCGGCGATCCGGTTGAATTGTTTTTTCTCCAGGTTCAGGGTTCGGGGCGGATCAACCTTGATGACGGCAGTCAGGTGATGGTCAACTATGCCGATCAGAATGGCCACCCGTATCGTTCCATCGGTGCGTTATTGCTGGAGCGTGGGGAGATGACCCGCGACCAGATGTCGATGCAGAACATTGCCGCCTGGGGCCGCGAACATCCTGTGGCGGTGCAGGAGTTGCTCAATGAAAACCCCAGCTATGTGTTTTTTCGTGAGCTGGATGGTGAGGTGTGCAGTCCTCCGGGGGCCCTGGGCGTGCCGTTAACGGGTCGGCGCAGTTTGGCCGTGGATCCGCGCTATATCCCTTTGGGAGCACCGGTCTATGTGGCCACCCGCTGGCCGGACCGCAATGAGCCGCTGCAGCAGGCGATGGTCGCTCAAGATACCGGCGGTGCCATCAAAGGGCGAGTGCGTGCTGATTTTTTCTGGGGCATTGGTGATGAGGCTGGAGCGCTTGCCGGGCGGATGAAATATCCCGGACGGCTGTGGTTGCTGTTGCCGCTGGGCATGGAGCCACCGGCAAGATAG
- a CDS encoding NAD(P)H-quinone oxidoreductase: MKAVLLDDFGGLDVLKVGEVDKPSPKEKEVLIKVVATSINRPDLVQRAGKYPPPPGDSEILGLEVAGVIEELGSEASGWQVGDRVMALVGGGGYAEYAVAYDNHVMPIPDSMSFEEAACVCESYITAFLNVFMIGDLQDGQTAILHGGGGGVNTAAIQLAKALTPNTKLIVTASPEKLDRVKELGADLVIDYTQTPDFAPQVKEFTAKKGVDVILDHVGAKYLAPNMNSLAYKGKLVIIGIISGIKAELNLALMMVKRQQIIGSVLRSRPVAEKGEIISEFTKRALPHFAKRDIVPIIEKVFTIDEIVAAHGMMEEDKHFGKIVLKIAEA; this comes from the coding sequence ATGAAAGCAGTTCTGCTTGACGATTTTGGCGGTCTTGACGTCCTCAAAGTGGGCGAAGTCGATAAACCCTCGCCCAAAGAGAAAGAGGTCCTTATCAAGGTCGTTGCGACCAGCATAAACCGTCCTGACCTGGTACAACGCGCCGGAAAATATCCGCCCCCTCCCGGTGATTCAGAAATTCTCGGCCTGGAAGTGGCCGGCGTTATTGAGGAACTCGGCAGCGAAGCCTCCGGCTGGCAAGTCGGCGACCGGGTTATGGCCCTGGTCGGTGGTGGCGGTTATGCCGAATACGCCGTTGCTTATGACAACCACGTGATGCCGATTCCCGACAGCATGAGTTTTGAAGAAGCCGCGTGCGTGTGTGAAAGCTACATCACCGCATTTCTCAACGTGTTCATGATCGGCGATTTGCAGGACGGCCAAACCGCTATCCTTCACGGCGGCGGTGGCGGCGTCAACACAGCCGCTATCCAGTTGGCCAAAGCCCTGACCCCCAACACCAAGCTGATTGTCACAGCCAGCCCCGAGAAATTGGATCGCGTCAAAGAACTCGGTGCCGACCTGGTGATCGACTACACCCAGACCCCGGATTTTGCGCCCCAAGTCAAAGAGTTCACCGCCAAGAAGGGCGTTGATGTGATCCTCGACCATGTGGGTGCCAAGTATCTGGCGCCGAACATGAATTCACTGGCCTACAAAGGCAAGCTGGTGATCATCGGTATCATCAGCGGCATCAAGGCGGAACTCAATCTGGCCCTGATGATGGTCAAGCGCCAGCAAATCATCGGCTCGGTGCTGCGTTCGCGTCCGGTCGCGGAAAAAGGCGAGATCATCAGCGAGTTCACCAAGCGCGCCCTGCCCCATTTCGCCAAACGGGACATCGTACCGATCATTGAGAAGGTGTTCACCATCGATGAGATCGTTGCCGCGCACGGCATGATGGAAGAGGATAAGCACTTCGGCAAAATCGTTCTAAAAATTGCCGAGGCCTGA
- a CDS encoding DUF898 family protein produces MPTIRCPECSYSKDTAPSIIPKGYHLITCPVCGHTFTPLQHDEPPQAPRSETAEIREIPFTFHGKSGEYFGIWIVNTLLKVLTLGFYSPWAKVRKRRYLYGNTSLGNHSFDYIADPWVLFRGFLIGVALFVSYTVFNQFSPLLALPFTLAFFIAMPWLIVRSRMFNNRNTSHRNVRFSFAPNYREAYMTFGLLPILTTATLGLAAPYVLYRQKRFLMENNQFGQTPFCFEATVGEYYQVFLRLLGSGLLLMMIVAATIYAGVVYLAPVTGLASMLAGEGRSEIFAVTFMLTFFLLSMAFSLYLYVRLNNLNWNRTHLDGHYFNSTLSVRSMAWIFLSNLVAISLSAGLLIPWATVRLTRYRVENLSLVAHGSLDHFLAGQDEEVSAIGEEIGDIFDMEIGL; encoded by the coding sequence ATGCCAACGATTCGCTGCCCTGAGTGTTCCTACAGTAAGGACACTGCACCATCAATCATTCCAAAAGGTTACCACCTGATCACCTGTCCGGTTTGCGGCCACACTTTCACGCCACTTCAGCACGACGAGCCCCCTCAAGCGCCCCGGTCTGAAACTGCGGAAATACGTGAGATTCCATTTACTTTCCATGGAAAGAGTGGCGAATACTTTGGCATCTGGATTGTTAACACCCTGTTGAAGGTGCTGACACTCGGCTTTTACTCGCCATGGGCCAAGGTACGCAAGCGGCGCTATTTGTACGGCAACACCTCGCTGGGAAATCACTCCTTTGACTATATTGCCGATCCCTGGGTGCTGTTTCGGGGGTTTTTAATCGGGGTTGCTCTGTTTGTCAGTTATACGGTGTTTAATCAATTCAGCCCCTTGTTGGCACTGCCTTTTACATTGGCCTTTTTTATTGCCATGCCTTGGCTGATTGTTCGGTCACGCATGTTCAACAACCGTAACACCAGCCATCGCAATGTGCGTTTTTCTTTTGCACCAAACTACCGTGAAGCGTATATGACCTTCGGCCTGTTGCCCATTTTGACCACGGCCACTCTGGGGCTGGCGGCACCCTACGTGCTCTATCGACAAAAACGCTTTTTGATGGAAAACAACCAGTTCGGCCAGACACCGTTTTGTTTTGAGGCAACCGTCGGTGAATATTATCAAGTGTTTCTACGCTTACTCGGCTCAGGTCTTCTCTTGATGATGATCGTAGCCGCAACTATTTACGCGGGAGTTGTTTATCTGGCTCCAGTAACCGGCCTAGCATCCATGCTCGCGGGTGAAGGAAGATCGGAAATCTTCGCTGTAACCTTCATGCTGACTTTTTTTCTGTTATCAATGGCATTCAGCCTGTATCTTTATGTCCGGTTGAACAACCTTAACTGGAACCGCACCCATCTCGACGGCCACTATTTCAACAGCACTTTGTCGGTACGAAGCATGGCGTGGATTTTCCTTTCCAACCTGGTTGCCATCAGCCTCAGTGCCGGTTTGCTGATCCCCTGGGCCACGGTTCGCCTGACCCGCTATCGCGTTGAAAATCTCAGTTTAGTTGCCCACGGGTCTCTGGACCATTTTCTCGCCGGTCAAGATGAGGAGGTCAGTGCCATCGGTGAAGAGATCGGTGATATCTTTGATATGGAAATTGGCTTATGA